A window of Vigna unguiculata cultivar IT97K-499-35 chromosome 4, ASM411807v1, whole genome shotgun sequence contains these coding sequences:
- the LOC114180678 gene encoding uncharacterized protein At1g43920, Chloroplastic-like yields the protein MKRSYGSKCSTTSSSSSQIRSSESVPRICGCGETLLLLKATTQKNNGRFFWRCKNWANDRNCRFFQWADEVEPEKEVTIEKNEEDSVCVNERMLVDVLQKNAKLKKKLIEERKMGQLKMCAFLVSWAFTVMFCVFFVMKINCNGYG from the exons ATGAAGAGGAGTTATGGATCCAAGTGTTCGAcaacttcatcttcatcttctcaaATTCGAAGTTCTGAATCTGTGCCAAGAATTTGCGGATGTGGGGAAACTTTGTTGCTTTTGAAAGCAACTACCCAGAAAAACAATGGGAGATTTTTTTGGAGATGTAAAAACTGGGCT AATGACAGAAATTGTAGGTTCTTCCAATGGGCTGATGAAGTTGAACCTGAAAAGGAAGTAACAATAGAGAAAAACGAGGAGGACAGTGTTTGTGTTAATGAAAGAATGCTTGTAGATGTGTTACAGAAGAATGCTAAGTTGAAGAAGAAGTTGATCGAAGAGAGAAAAATGGGTCAATTGAAGATGTGTGCATTCCTTGTATCATGGGCATTCACTGTtatgttttgtgttttttttgtgATGAAGATCAACTGTAACGGGTACGGGTAG
- the LOC114182176 gene encoding aquaporin PIP2-2-like translates to MAKHDVEGGSFSAKDYHDPPPAPLIDGEELTQWSFYRALIAEFIATLLFLYITVLTVIGYKSQSDVKAGGDLCGGVGILGIAWAFGGMIFILVYCTAGISGGHINPAVTFGLFLARKVSLIRAIMYMVAQCLGAICGVGLVKAFQKGYYNRYGGGANELSEGYSTGVGLGAEIIGTFVLVYTVFSATDPKRNARDSHVPVLAPLPIGFAVFMVHLATIPVTGTGINPARSFGAAVIYNKEKAWDDHWIFWVGPFIGAAIAAFYHQFILRAGAAKALGSFRSNPTI, encoded by the exons ATGGCGAAGCATGATGTTGAGGGTGGTTCCTTCTCTGCAAAGGACTACCATGACCCTCCTCCAGCACCCTTGATCGATGGTGAAGAACTCACACAGTGGTCCTTCTACAGGGCCTTGATTGCTGAGTTCATTGCCACACTCCTCTTCCTTTACATCACAGTCCTCACTGTCATTGGTTACAAGAGCCAGAGTGATGTCAAGGCTGGTGGTGATCTCTGTGGTGGGGTTGGCATTCTTGGCATTGCTTGGGCCTTCGGTGGCATGATCTTCATCCTTGTTTACTGCACTGCTGGAATCTCAG GGGGTCACATAAACCCAGCAGTGACATTTGGACTGTTCTTGGCTCGGAAGGTGTCTCTGATAAGGGCTATAATGTACATGGTGGCTCAGTGTTTGGGGGCCATATGTGGAGTTGGGTTGGTGAAGGCCTTCCAAAAGGGTTACTACAACAGGTATGGTGGTGGGGCCAATGAGCTCAGTGAAGGCTACAGCACAGGTGTTGGATTGGGTGCTGAGATCATTGGAACCTTCGTTTTGGTCTACACTGTCTTCTCTGCTACAGATCCCAAGAGGAACGCTAGAGATTCTCATGTCCCG GTTTTGGCTCCACTTCCAATTGGTTTTGCTGTGTTCATGGTTCACTTGGCAACCATCCCAGTAACTGGAACTGGTATTAACCCTGCTAGAAGTTTTGGAGCTGCTGTCATATACAACAAAGAGAAGGCCTGGGATGACCAT TGGATCTTTTGGGTTGGACCATTCATTGGAGCAGCCATTGCAGCCTTCTACCACCAATTCATCTTGAGAGCAGGTGCTGCTAAGGCTCTTGGATCATTCAGGAGCAACCCCACCATATGA
- the LOC114182219 gene encoding aquaporin PIP2-2-like, protein MAKHDVEGGSFSAKDYHDPPPAPLIDGEELTQWSFYRALIAEFIATLLFLYITVLTVIGYKSQSDVKAGGDLCGGVGILGIAWAFGGMIFILVYCTAGISGGHINPAVTFGLFLARKVSLIRAIMYMVAQCLGAICGVGLVKAFQKGYYNRYGGGANELSEGYSTGVGLGAEIIGTFVLVYTVFSATDPKRNARDSHVPVLAPLPIGFAVFMVHLATIPVTGTGINPARSFGAAVIYNKEKAWDDHWMFWVGPFIGAAIAAFYHQFILRAGAAKALGSFRSNPTI, encoded by the exons ATGGCGAAGCATGATGTTGAGGGTGGTTCCTTCTCTGCAAAGGACTACCATGACCCTCCTCCAGCACCCTTGATCGATGGTGAAGAACTCACACAGTGGTCCTTCTACAGGGCCTTGATTGCTGAGTTCATTGCCACACTCCTCTTCCTTTACATCACAGTCCTCACTGTCATTGGTTACAAGAGCCAGAGTGATGTCAAGGCTGGTGGTGATCTCTGTGGTGGGGTTGGCATTCTTGGCATTGCTTGGGCTTTCGGTGGCATGATCTTCATCCTTGTTTACTGCACTGCTGGAATCTCAG GGGGTCACATAAACCCAGCAGTGACATTTGGACTGTTCTTGGCTCGGAAGGTGTCTCTGATAAGGGCTATAATGTACATGGTGGCTCAGTGTTTGGGGGCCATATGTGGAGTTGGGTTGGTGAAGGCCTTCCAAAAGGGTTACTACAACAGGTATGGTGGTGGGGCCAATGAGCTCAGTGAAGGCTACAGCACAGGTGTTGGATTGGGTGCTGAGATCATTGGAACCTTCGTTTTGGTCTACACTGTCTTCTCTGCTACTGACCCCAAGAGGAATGCTAGAGATTCTCATGTTCCG GTTTTGGCTCCACTTCCAATTGGTTTTGCTGTGTTCATGGTTCACTTGGCAACCATCCCTGTAACTGGCACCGGTATTAACCCTGCTAGAAGTTTTGGAGCTGCTGTCATATACAACAAAGAGAAGGCCTGGGATGATCAT TGGATGTTTTGGGTTGGACCATTCATTGGAGCAGCCATTGCAGCCTTCTACCACCAATTCATCTTGAGAGCAGGTGCTGCTAAGGCTCTTGGATCATTCAGGAGCAACCCCACCATTTGA